The genomic DNA CGTGCCCGCGGGCGCCGACAGCTTCTCGACGGCGCTCCGGATGGGCGCCGAGGTCTTCCACACGCTCAAGGCGCTGCTCAAGGAGAAGGGGCTCGCGACGGGCGTCGGCGACGAGGGCGGCTTCGCCCCGGCGCTCACGAACAACACGGTGGCCCTCGACCTCCTCGTCGCCGCGATCGAGCGCGCGGGCTACCGCGCGGGCGAGGACGTCATGCTGGCGCTCGACCCCGCGGCGAGCGAGTTCGCCGAGACGGGCGGCCGCTACCGGCTGCGCCGCGAGGGCGTCACGCTCTCGAGCGAGGAGATGATCGCGCGCTACGCGGCGCTCGTGGACCGCTACCCGATCGTCTCCATCGAGGACGGCCTGGGCGAGGACGACGTCGCGGGCTGGGGCGCGCTCACGCGCACGCTCGGCAAGCGCGTCCAGCTCGTCGGCGACGACCTCTTCGTCACCAGCCCCGCGATCATCCAGCAGGGGATCAAGAACGGGCTCGCCAACGCCGTGCTCGTCAAGGTGAACCAGGTCGGCACGCTCACCGAGACGCTCGAGGCGGTCGAGCTCGCCAAGCGCGCGGGCTACGGCACGGTCATCTCCCACCGCTCGGGCGAGACCGAGGACACCTTCGTCGCCGACCTCGCCGTCGCCGTGAACGCGGGCCAGATCAAGACGGGCTCGGTCTCGCGCGGCGAGCGGACGGCCAAGTACAACCAGCTCCTCCGGATCGAGGAAGAGCTCGGCAACGCCGCGTCCTGGCCGGGGCGCTCCTTCTACACGCGCGTGGCCCGGTGAGCCCGCCCGGCGTTTCCGCGGGCCGCCCCGTGCCGCGGCGCGAGCGCCTGGGCATGGCGGCGGTGCTCCTCCTCGCCGCCGGCCTCGCGGTCTTCGGTGTCCGCGAGTCGTTCCGCGTGTGGCACATGCGACAGGAGATCCGCACCCTCGAGCGCACGACGCAGGACCTCGCCGGCCGGCAGAAGCAGCTCGAGGCCGAGGCCGCCCGCCTCCGGACCGACCCGGGCTACATCGAGAAGCTCGCGCGCGAGGAGATGGGCATGGTGCGCGAGGGCGACCGCGTTCTGAAGTTCCCCTCCCAGCAGCCGCCCCGCTGACCCACGCCCCCGTGGACGCGTTCGCGCAGTGGTTCTGGGGCACCGGCGGCTTCTGGCTCGCCGCGTTCTGGGCGGCGCTCGTCGTCAACGGCCGCGCCGTGGTGAAGCTGCTCCTCGACTGGAAGGGCATGGCGACGACGGTCCGCTTCGTCGAGGACGCGTACGCGCGGCTCGACGCGCTCCCCGACGAGGCCCGCCTCGAGC from Candidatus Methylomirabilota bacterium includes the following:
- the eno gene encoding phosphopyruvate hydratase; this translates as MSAISGVYAREILDSRGNPTVEVEVQLESGSWGRAAVPSGASTGKREAVELRDGDKQRYGGKGVRQAVRTVEETIAPEIEGLEASEQAGIDQALLELDGTPNKSGLGANAILGVSLAVARAAADDAGLPLYAYLGGVGGRLMPVPMINVLNGGAHADNGLDFQEFMLVPAGADSFSTALRMGAEVFHTLKALLKEKGLATGVGDEGGFAPALTNNTVALDLLVAAIERAGYRAGEDVMLALDPAASEFAETGGRYRLRREGVTLSSEEMIARYAALVDRYPIVSIEDGLGEDDVAGWGALTRTLGKRVQLVGDDLFVTSPAIIQQGIKNGLANAVLVKVNQVGTLTETLEAVELAKRAGYGTVISHRSGETEDTFVADLAVAVNAGQIKTGSVSRGERTAKYNQLLRIEEELGNAASWPGRSFYTRVAR
- a CDS encoding septum formation initiator family protein, yielding MSPPGVSAGRPVPRRERLGMAAVLLLAAGLAVFGVRESFRVWHMRQEIRTLERTTQDLAGRQKQLEAEAARLRTDPGYIEKLAREEMGMVREGDRVLKFPSQQPPR